The following proteins are encoded in a genomic region of Paenibacillus sp. FSL R7-0273:
- a CDS encoding PucR family transcriptional regulator, which produces MDWELVFTVRDALRRPLFAEAEIIGGKNGLNRAVRWVHVLESASFESLIHGEEMILTTGMGASADTGAALAFMHNLIHKNAACLCIELGAYFSIIPQEMIDLAGRHDFPLIVFTRTVRFVDITLDLHSLIINRHHRMLQELESISREFHRLTLTSQGTLKVLQLLCKSTRTQIVYMQLQGKPLFFPALPPDEQLPLLGFFESLGEELEGVQPDAAPYTREFGHRMIALKPVGALDQTWAYIMMVSNHKPQEFDCLLLDSASLSIAQELLRTRYMEERKLFSENLWVDELISGRIEDDNRLKGLVGPDFNVVNELSYRVCLIEIENPRDVKWNSSENDWESITFHLSLIIRSLFEKYSLRPLITLKNNRLTVIALDIQSRLPGKLRLQQALDALQHIRADEKLKDLQLVTGVSKSHKGLKQAYAGYQEAVQSLSLYSCYQKPVLFYEELGVFQLLLNLNDGKTLENFIRSYLGPLIDHDQSKGSELMLTLRVFLDHDGSKQIAARNLFIVRQSLYYRLDKITELLGEDFMLPENRISIQVALRAYQLLYPEKLTLPSPRSAQL; this is translated from the coding sequence ATGGATTGGGAACTTGTATTTACTGTCCGCGACGCGCTGAGACGGCCGCTGTTCGCAGAGGCCGAGATTATCGGCGGAAAAAACGGGCTGAACCGGGCAGTGCGCTGGGTGCATGTACTGGAGAGCGCCAGCTTCGAGAGTCTGATCCATGGCGAGGAGATGATTCTGACTACAGGCATGGGTGCCAGCGCGGATACCGGCGCAGCCTTGGCCTTTATGCACAATCTGATTCACAAAAATGCGGCCTGCCTGTGCATCGAGCTCGGTGCTTACTTCAGCATAATTCCGCAGGAGATGATCGACCTTGCCGGGCGCCACGATTTTCCGCTGATCGTATTCACCCGCACAGTACGCTTCGTAGACATTACACTCGATCTGCACTCCCTCATTATCAACCGCCACCACCGGATGCTTCAGGAGCTTGAGAGCATCTCCCGTGAATTCCACCGGCTAACCCTGACCTCCCAAGGCACCCTGAAGGTGCTGCAGCTGTTATGCAAAAGCACCCGCACCCAAATCGTCTACATGCAGCTGCAGGGCAAGCCTTTGTTCTTCCCTGCACTTCCCCCGGATGAGCAGCTCCCGCTGCTGGGCTTCTTCGAATCGCTGGGAGAGGAGCTTGAGGGCGTACAGCCGGACGCCGCACCTTATACCCGTGAATTCGGACACCGGATGATTGCCTTGAAGCCGGTAGGCGCGCTCGACCAGACCTGGGCATATATCATGATGGTCAGCAATCACAAGCCGCAGGAATTTGACTGCCTGCTGCTTGATTCCGCTTCCCTTTCAATCGCCCAGGAGCTGCTGCGCACCCGGTATATGGAGGAACGCAAGCTGTTCTCTGAGAATCTGTGGGTCGATGAGCTGATCAGCGGACGCATAGAGGATGATAACCGGCTCAAAGGCCTGGTCGGGCCGGACTTCAATGTCGTGAACGAGCTGAGCTACCGGGTCTGCCTGATCGAAATCGAGAACCCGCGCGATGTCAAATGGAACAGCTCGGAGAACGACTGGGAATCCATCACCTTCCACCTTTCGCTTATCATCAGATCCCTCTTCGAGAAATACTCCCTGCGGCCGCTGATCACCCTCAAGAACAACCGCCTTACTGTAATCGCACTCGACATCCAGTCCAGACTCCCCGGCAAGCTGCGGCTGCAGCAGGCGCTTGACGCACTGCAGCATATCCGGGCCGACGAAAAGCTGAAGGACCTGCAGCTCGTCACCGGAGTCAGCAAGTCCCATAAAGGCCTGAAGCAGGCGTATGCCGGCTATCAGGAAGCCGTACAATCACTGTCCCTTTACTCTTGTTATCAGAAGCCTGTGCTGTTCTATGAGGAACTGGGCGTATTCCAGCTCCTCCTCAACCTCAATGACGGCAAAACCTTGGAGAACTTTATCCGCAGCTATCTGGGCCCCCTGATTGACCATGACCAGTCCAAGGGCAGCGAGCTTATGCTGACCCTGCGCGTATTCCTCGACCATGACGGGTCCAAGCAGATTGCCGCCCGCAATCTGTTCATTGTCAGACAATCGCTATACTACCGGCTGGACAAAATCACCGAGCTGCTGGGCGAGGACTTCATGCTGCCCGAGAACCGCATCTCCATACAGGTTGCCTTGCGTGCCTACCAGCTGCTGTATCCGGAGAAGCTTACGCTCCCCAGCCCCCGTTCAGCACAGCTGTGA
- the preA gene encoding NAD-dependent dihydropyrimidine dehydrogenase subunit PreA, with product MADLRIDLAGIKSPNPFWLASAPPTNTGYQVQRAFEAGWGGAVWKTLGDPIINTSSRFAAVHFNGQRVAGFNNIELITDRPLEVNLKEIYETKKRFPDHAVIASLMVEPKREKWHEIVKRVEAVGVDGLELNFGCPHGMAERGMGAASGQQPDLVQAQTTWVKEVATTPVIVKLTPNITDITVVARHAAKGGADAISLINTINSLAGVDIHSWNTIPHVGGQGAHGGYCGPAVKPIALSMVAECARDRGVGIPISGIGGISTWQDVVEFMLMGATGIQVCTAVMHHGFRIVEEMIDGLNNYLDDKGLASVTELTGKSVPKYSNWGDLDLNYKVVARINEDNCINCNKCHIACEDASHQCIDMLTNADGKAVLQVREEDCVGCNLCSIVCPADGAIDMIALDSGAAPMTWNQRQQVISTLNGSYSEAEVV from the coding sequence ATGGCAGATCTGCGAATTGATCTAGCAGGAATTAAATCACCCAATCCGTTCTGGCTGGCCTCAGCGCCGCCTACCAATACGGGCTATCAGGTCCAGCGGGCTTTCGAGGCCGGGTGGGGAGGCGCGGTATGGAAGACGCTGGGTGATCCGATTATCAACACCTCGTCGCGTTTTGCAGCGGTTCATTTCAACGGGCAGCGCGTGGCAGGATTCAACAATATTGAGCTGATTACGGACCGTCCGCTGGAAGTGAACCTCAAGGAAATTTACGAAACAAAAAAGAGATTCCCTGATCATGCGGTGATTGCCTCCCTGATGGTGGAGCCGAAACGGGAGAAGTGGCATGAGATTGTAAAAAGGGTGGAGGCTGTCGGGGTTGACGGGCTGGAGCTCAACTTTGGCTGCCCGCACGGCATGGCCGAGCGCGGCATGGGCGCTGCCTCCGGGCAGCAGCCTGACCTGGTGCAGGCACAGACGACCTGGGTGAAGGAAGTGGCGACTACACCGGTAATTGTGAAGCTTACGCCCAACATTACGGACATTACCGTGGTTGCCCGTCATGCAGCAAAAGGCGGCGCAGATGCGATCAGCCTGATCAATACGATTAACAGCCTGGCCGGAGTGGACATTCACAGCTGGAATACCATTCCGCATGTCGGCGGCCAGGGCGCTCACGGCGGCTATTGCGGCCCCGCAGTCAAGCCGATTGCCCTGAGCATGGTGGCTGAATGTGCCCGCGACCGCGGTGTCGGCATACCGATATCGGGGATCGGCGGCATTTCCACCTGGCAGGATGTAGTCGAGTTCATGCTCATGGGTGCAACCGGCATCCAGGTCTGCACGGCGGTGATGCATCACGGCTTCCGGATCGTGGAGGAAATGATAGACGGCCTCAACAACTATCTGGATGACAAGGGGCTTGCTTCGGTAACAGAGCTGACCGGCAAATCGGTGCCGAAATACTCTAACTGGGGTGACCTGGATCTTAATTATAAAGTCGTTGCGCGAATCAATGAAGACAATTGCATTAACTGCAACAAGTGCCATATTGCCTGCGAGGATGCCTCGCATCAATGTATTGATATGCTCACGAATGCTGACGGCAAGGCGGTTCTGCAGGTGCGTGAGGAGGACTGTGTAGGCTGCAACCTGTGCTCGATTGTCTGTCCGGCTGACGGTGCGATAGATATGATTGCGCTGGACAGCGGGGCAGCGCCGATGACCTGGAACCAGCGGCAGCAGGTAATCAGCACCCTGAACGGCTCATATTCAGAAGCGGAGGTGGTCTAG
- a CDS encoding aspartate aminotransferase family protein, giving the protein MQSLGKESEAILKKDQRYLWHNITPYSEQSPPMIAASASGSWVTDIDGNKYLDGMSGLWCVNVGYGRKELAEAAYNQLLSLPYFPLTQSHMPAVALAEKLNEWLEGYYVIFFSNSGSEANEAAFKIVRQYHQQTGQHYRSKFIARYRGYHGSSLGALSATGQAQRKYKYEPLAAGFLHVAPPDSYRRPAGMSVEAFNLQCAQAIEDTIVWEGAETVAAVIMEPVITGGGVIVPEQSYLDRVQEICRKYGVLLIMDEVICGFGRSGRKFGHQNFGIKPDIVTMAKGLTSAYLPLSATAVRKDIYEAFKDNSDGYGHFRHVNTFGGNPAACALALRNLEVLEQEQLVERAAILGQRLHSGLSGLLGHRLVGDIRSFGLIAGIELVADKSSKQPADLDIVKGIIAECKAKGLIIGKNGDTVAGFNNVLTLAPPLSSTDEDIQFIIDTVTAVLNGGWGA; this is encoded by the coding sequence ATGCAGAGCCTGGGTAAAGAGAGCGAAGCGATCCTCAAGAAGGATCAGCGTTATTTATGGCATAACATTACACCCTACAGTGAACAGAGTCCCCCGATGATTGCGGCTTCGGCCAGCGGGTCGTGGGTTACTGATATAGACGGGAATAAATATCTGGACGGCATGTCCGGGCTATGGTGCGTAAATGTCGGATACGGCCGTAAGGAACTGGCCGAGGCTGCCTATAATCAGCTGCTCAGCCTGCCTTATTTTCCGCTCACCCAGAGCCATATGCCGGCGGTTGCGCTTGCCGAGAAGCTGAATGAGTGGCTGGAAGGCTACTATGTGATCTTCTTCTCCAACAGCGGCTCGGAAGCGAATGAAGCAGCCTTCAAAATCGTCCGCCAATACCACCAGCAGACCGGGCAGCATTACCGGAGCAAATTCATTGCCCGTTACCGCGGCTACCACGGCAGCTCGCTCGGAGCGCTGTCGGCAACAGGGCAGGCGCAGCGCAAATACAAATATGAGCCGCTCGCTGCCGGCTTCCTGCATGTGGCTCCGCCGGACAGCTACCGCCGCCCCGCAGGCATGTCTGTGGAGGCGTTCAATCTGCAGTGTGCCCAGGCCATTGAGGACACGATTGTGTGGGAGGGGGCAGAGACGGTTGCTGCAGTAATCATGGAGCCGGTTATTACCGGCGGCGGCGTCATTGTGCCGGAACAGAGCTATCTGGACCGGGTGCAGGAGATCTGCCGCAAATATGGCGTGCTGCTGATAATGGATGAGGTCATCTGCGGCTTCGGGCGCTCCGGACGTAAATTCGGCCATCAGAATTTCGGAATTAAGCCGGACATCGTCACTATGGCCAAAGGGCTGACCAGTGCTTATCTGCCGCTGTCAGCAACTGCGGTACGCAAGGATATCTATGAAGCCTTCAAGGATAACAGTGACGGCTATGGTCATTTCCGCCATGTGAATACCTTCGGCGGCAACCCGGCGGCCTGTGCACTGGCCCTCCGTAATCTTGAGGTTCTGGAGCAGGAGCAGCTGGTGGAGCGTGCCGCTATTCTGGGCCAGAGGCTGCACAGCGGATTGTCCGGTCTGCTCGGGCACAGGCTGGTCGGGGATATCCGCAGCTTCGGGCTGATAGCCGGCATTGAGCTGGTTGCGGATAAGAGCAGCAAACAGCCTGCTGATCTGGATATTGTCAAAGGCATTATTGCTGAATGCAAGGCTAAAGGTCTTATAATCGGCAAGAACGGAGATACCGTAGCCGGCTTCAATAATGTACTGACCCTGGCGCCGCCGCTTTCCTCCACAGATGAAGATATACAGTTCATTATTGATACGGTCACAGCTGTGCTGAACGGGGGCTGGGGAGCGTAA
- a CDS encoding NAD(P)-dependent oxidoreductase: MEHTSPLTAFTPDMFMRNFAEAEPGLSRKGAVEESNRCLYCYDAPCIKACPTGINIPSFIKRIATDNLKGSAMTIMESNPVGASCARVCPTEELCEGACVLNDASAPIQIGLLQRYATDWAVNSGAQLFKAGVPNGKRVAVIGGGPAGLSAARELAREGFAVVVYEAKQLAGGLNTHGIVSFRLPQSISLWEVEQVEKLGVEIRTGVKIGVDVTAEQLRGEYDAIVLAAGMGYVPPLGIEGEKLSGVYDAIELVETTKTGIPTLELMGQRVAVIGAGNTAIDAATCSVRLGAANVKMVYRRTRSEMTAYDFEYEFAKQEGVEFSWLTLPKRIVGDELGNVTGLECVQMKLTGETGKDGRLTPMPVEGSEFIMPVDAVVIAIGQKRRTGLIESLGLEHDRGVVSIDPKTGRTSDPMIYAAGDIVFGSGNGEAMVVSAAQQGKDAAYAIVKQLSGLQDSVVGSAV, from the coding sequence ATGGAGCACACTTCTCCGTTAACTGCATTTACACCTGATATGTTCATGCGCAATTTCGCCGAGGCGGAGCCGGGACTCAGCCGCAAGGGTGCGGTCGAAGAGTCTAACCGCTGTCTCTATTGTTATGATGCGCCCTGCATCAAGGCCTGCCCTACCGGTATTAATATTCCTTCTTTTATCAAGCGGATTGCCACTGACAATCTCAAGGGCTCAGCTATGACCATTATGGAGTCTAATCCGGTAGGTGCCAGCTGTGCGCGGGTTTGTCCGACTGAAGAGCTCTGTGAGGGGGCCTGCGTGCTGAATGATGCCTCGGCGCCGATACAGATCGGGCTGCTGCAGCGTTATGCTACGGACTGGGCCGTCAATAGCGGTGCTCAGCTGTTCAAGGCCGGTGTGCCTAACGGTAAAAGGGTCGCTGTGATCGGCGGCGGTCCGGCCGGCTTATCTGCTGCCAGAGAGCTGGCGCGTGAAGGCTTTGCTGTAGTGGTGTATGAGGCTAAGCAGCTGGCCGGCGGGCTGAATACGCACGGCATCGTCTCCTTCCGGCTTCCGCAGTCCATATCGCTGTGGGAGGTGGAGCAGGTGGAGAAGCTGGGTGTGGAGATCCGTACCGGGGTCAAAATCGGCGTTGATGTTACGGCAGAGCAGCTCAGGGGTGAATATGACGCCATTGTGCTTGCTGCCGGAATGGGCTATGTCCCGCCGCTCGGGATTGAAGGGGAGAAGCTGTCCGGTGTCTATGATGCCATTGAACTGGTGGAGACGACCAAGACGGGTATCCCAACGCTGGAGCTGATGGGACAGCGCGTTGCAGTTATTGGCGCAGGCAACACTGCGATCGATGCGGCGACCTGCTCGGTGAGGCTCGGGGCAGCTAATGTCAAAATGGTCTACCGCCGCACCCGCAGCGAGATGACCGCTTACGACTTTGAATACGAATTCGCCAAGCAGGAGGGCGTAGAATTCAGCTGGCTGACACTGCCGAAGCGCATTGTCGGCGATGAGCTGGGCAATGTAACCGGGCTTGAATGCGTACAGATGAAGCTGACCGGGGAGACGGGCAAGGACGGGCGGCTGACACCGATGCCTGTTGAAGGCTCGGAATTCATAATGCCGGTCGATGCTGTGGTCATAGCAATCGGGCAGAAGCGGCGGACCGGTCTGATTGAATCCCTCGGCCTGGAGCATGACCGAGGCGTGGTCAGCATTGACCCGAAGACGGGCCGGACCTCAGATCCGATGATTTATGCGGCGGGCGATATCGTCTTCGGCTCAGGCAACGGTGAGGCAATGGTGGTATCGGCAGCCCAGCAGGGTAAGGATGCGGCCTACGCGATAGTGAAGCAATTATCCGGTCTGCAGGACAGCGTGGTCGGTTCTGCGGTATAA